The following proteins are co-located in the Prionailurus viverrinus isolate Anna chromosome A1, UM_Priviv_1.0, whole genome shotgun sequence genome:
- the DUSP1 gene encoding dual specificity protein phosphatase 1, whose product MVMEVGSLDAGGLRTLLRERAAQCLLLDCRSFFAFNAGHIAGSVNVRFSTIVRRRAKGAMGLEHIVPNAELRGRLLAGAYHAVVLLDERSAALDGAKRDGTLALAAGALCREARAAQVFFLKGGYEAFSASCPELCSKQSTPMGLSLPLSTSVPDSAESGCSSCSTPLYDQGGPVEILPFLYLGSAYHASRKDMLDALGITALINVSANCPNHFEGHYQYKSIPVEDNHKADISSWFNEAIDFIDSIKNAGGRVFVHCQAGISRSATICLAYLMRTNRVKLDEAFEFVKQRRSIISPNFSFMGQLLQFESQVLAPHCSAEAGSPAMAVLDRSTSTTTVFNFPVSIPVHSTNSALSYLQSPITTSPSC is encoded by the exons ATGGTCATGGAAGTGGGCTCCCTGGACGCCGGAGGCCTGCGGACGCTGTTGCGGGAGCGCGCGGCGCAGTGCCTGCTACTGGACTGCCGCTCCTTCTTCGCTTTCAACGCCGGCCACATCGCCGGCTCGGTCAACGTGCGCTTCAGCACCATCGTGCGGCGCCGGGCCAAGGGCGCCATGGGCCTGGAGCACATCGTGCCCAACGCCGAGCTGCGCGGCCGCCTGCTGGCCGGCGCCTACCACGCCGTGGTGCTGCTGGACGAGCGCAGCGCCGCCCTGGACGGCGCCAAGCGCGACGGCACCCTGGCCCTGGCCGCTGGCGCGCTCTGCCGCGAGGCGCGCGCCGCGCAAGTCTTCTTCCTCAAAG GAGGCTATGAAGCTTTTTCAGCTTCCTGCCCGGAGCTGTGCAGCAAACAGTCGACCCCCATGGGGCTCAGCCTTCCCCTGAGTACTAGCGTCCCTGACAGCGCTGAATCAGGGTGCAGTTCTTGCAGCACCCCACTCTATGATCAG GGGGGCCCGGTGGAGATCCTGCCCTTTCTGTACCTGGGCAGCGCCTATCACGCTTCCCGAAAAGACATGCTGGACGCCTTGGGCATCACTGCCTTGATCAACGTCTCGGCCAATTGTCCCAACCATTTTGAGGGTCACTACCAATACAAGAGCATCCCTGTGGAAGACAACCACAAGGCGGACATCAGCTCCTGGTTCAACGAGGCAATTGACTTCATAG ACTCCATCAAGAACGCTGGAGGAAGGGTGTTTGTCCACTGCCAGGCAGGCATTTCCCGATCAGCCACCATCTGCCTTGCTTACCTCATGAGGACTAACCGAGTCAAGCTGGACGAGGCCTTTGAGTTTGTGAAGCAAAGGAGAAGCATCATTTCCCCCAACTTCAGCTTCATGGGCCAGCTGCTGCAGTTTGAGTCCCAGGTCCTGGCCCCACACTGCTCAGCAGAGGCTGGGAGCCCTGCCATGGCTGTGCTGGACCGCAGCACCTCCACTACCACCGTCTTCAACTTCCCTGTCTCCATCCCTGTCCACTCCACGAACAGTGCATTGAGCTACCTTCAGAGCCCCATCACGACCTCTCCCAGCTGCTGA